The Octadecabacter arcticus 238 genome contains a region encoding:
- the pncA gene encoding bifunctional nicotinamidase/pyrazinamidase, whose amino-acid sequence MTHSLLVIDVQNDFCPKGTLAVTNGDEIVKGINALMPDFDAVILTQDWHPAGHSSFATSHDADPMSVIQMPYGAQVLWPDHCIIGTSGAQFHQDLNVDHADMLIRKGYNAKIDSYSAFFENDHQTPTGLEGYLRTRGIDTLTLVGLATDFCVNYSAVDAANLGFDVTVRMDLCRAIDFDGSLAAAVEGMKNAGVTIA is encoded by the coding sequence ATGACCCACTCCCTTCTCGTCATCGATGTCCAAAACGACTTCTGCCCGAAAGGTACGCTCGCCGTCACCAATGGCGACGAGATTGTCAAAGGCATCAACGCCCTGATGCCCGATTTCGATGCGGTGATCTTGACGCAAGACTGGCACCCAGCTGGCCATTCATCCTTCGCAACGTCCCACGACGCCGACCCGATGAGCGTTATCCAAATGCCCTACGGCGCCCAAGTCCTGTGGCCTGATCATTGCATCATCGGCACGTCTGGCGCGCAATTTCACCAAGACCTGAACGTCGATCACGCCGACATGTTGATCCGCAAAGGCTACAATGCGAAAATCGACAGCTATTCTGCGTTCTTCGAGAATGACCACCAAACCCCAACCGGATTAGAAGGCTATCTGCGCACGCGCGGCATCGACACGCTGACACTGGTCGGCCTCGCCACCGACTTCTGCGTCAACTACTCGGCGGTAGACGCGGCCAATCTGGGGTTTGACGTGACCGTGCGCATGGACTTGTGCCGCGCAATTGATTTTGACGGATCATTGGCGGCAGCGGTCGAGGGGATGAAAAACGCTGGTGTGACCATCGCGTGA
- a CDS encoding rhodanese-related sulfurtransferase, whose protein sequence is MYTVVALYHFTAFDDPVALKGPLLAVCTAGDVMGTLLLAPEGINGTIAGPRAGVETALRHICGLPGCAGLEWKESAASVAPFNRMKVRIKREIVTMGQPDVDPTASVGRYVTATDWNELIASPDVAVIDTRNDYEVAIGTFDGAIDPMTSSFGEFPAWWEANKDRFHNKRIAMFCTGGIRCEKSTNYLISQGVEDVYHLQGGILKYLEDVPADQSTWDGSCFVFDARVSVGHGLEEGPHILCYACRRPLMPDDCALPDYQEGVSCHQCAGETTEHDKERFRERQKQIALVKARGEMHIGPAAG, encoded by the coding sequence ATGTATACTGTCGTCGCTCTTTATCATTTCACCGCATTTGACGACCCTGTCGCATTAAAGGGGCCGCTTTTGGCTGTCTGCACTGCGGGCGATGTCATGGGCACGTTGCTGTTGGCGCCCGAAGGGATCAACGGCACGATTGCCGGACCACGTGCAGGCGTCGAGACGGCGTTGCGCCATATTTGCGGATTGCCGGGGTGCGCTGGGCTTGAGTGGAAAGAGAGCGCGGCGAGTGTTGCGCCGTTCAACCGCATGAAGGTGCGCATCAAGCGTGAAATCGTGACGATGGGGCAGCCGGATGTGGACCCGACGGCGAGCGTCGGCCGCTATGTGACAGCCACAGATTGGAACGAGTTGATCGCATCGCCGGATGTGGCGGTGATTGATACACGCAACGATTATGAAGTCGCAATTGGCACGTTTGACGGTGCGATCGATCCAATGACCAGCAGCTTTGGCGAGTTTCCGGCGTGGTGGGAAGCCAACAAAGACCGGTTTCACAACAAGCGGATTGCGATGTTCTGCACTGGCGGTATTCGCTGCGAAAAGTCGACGAATTATCTGATCAGTCAAGGTGTTGAGGATGTGTACCACCTGCAGGGTGGTATCCTGAAATACCTCGAAGATGTGCCGGCGGACCAGAGCACATGGGACGGGTCATGTTTTGTATTTGATGCGCGGGTGTCCGTCGGACACGGGCTGGAAGAGGGTCCACATATTTTGTGTTACGCCTGCCGCCGCCCATTGATGCCCGATGACTGCGCATTGCCCGACTATCAAGAAGGCGTGTCATGCCATCAGTGCGCGGGTGAAACCACAGAGCATGACAAAGAGCGGTTTCGTGAGCGGCAAAAGCAGATCGCATTGGTTAAGGCGCGCGGTGAAATGCACATCGGTCCAGCTGCCGGTTGA
- a CDS encoding BLUF domain-containing protein, whose amino-acid sequence MLKISAGNEEFGLCGKWLLHGFKIAKLNLQGNPRLMQRSHSTAYADISAADVYEIATRSSEANIENKITGALAFDGEKFCQCLEGKHESVQNLIETIQKDGRNSDLEVIAEKAITVRYFGDWSMLYVDGQGFSPVTDAMNF is encoded by the coding sequence ATGCTCAAGATCAGCGCTGGTAATGAAGAGTTCGGGTTGTGTGGAAAATGGCTTCTGCATGGCTTTAAAATAGCAAAATTAAACCTTCAGGGGAATCCCAGACTTATGCAGAGGTCTCATAGTACAGCTTACGCGGACATTAGTGCGGCCGACGTTTATGAAATAGCGACGCGTTCGTCCGAGGCAAACATAGAAAATAAGATTACGGGTGCGCTAGCATTCGATGGCGAAAAATTTTGTCAGTGCCTCGAGGGCAAGCATGAAAGTGTCCAAAACCTAATTGAGACTATCCAAAAAGATGGCCGCAACAGTGACCTTGAGGTCATCGCAGAAAAAGCCATTACAGTTCGTTATTTCGGCGACTGGTCAATGCTTTATGTCGATGGGCAGGGCTTTTCACCTGTCACTGATGCGATGAACTTTTAG
- a CDS encoding aminotransferase class V-fold PLP-dependent enzyme, whose amino-acid sequence MITPALLTEIRGKFAHVDTCPFQGSRVFFENAGGALTLNAAVETSAKFAAIPDNQGRDNPAAHALMDIIRDSKVAAMDWLGASGGQVFVGESGTELLFRLIRTAVAGTSGGVLLGSTVEHPASRSAMAHWAEKLDRDYRLVSHDDALGLVSADAYAAAVTPDTCVATILHTSPVTGMGMDVVAISAAIRAVAPECFIIVDGIQHASHGLVDLVAADVDGYVISPYKVFSRHGYGVAWVSDRLTALGPEQLAGGPTASWEFGTRDTGAYASFHDVVNYFDWLGGQVGDGETRRDRIEAAGVAIKAHEKTLTNAMLHGTGNLRGLAELAGVHIVGGIDNPAREGLVCFWADGVAAADIVAALNAEGVRTHVRKADHYSGNILTPLGQSAAVRVSMCHYNSEAEVARFLSVMAQVLDS is encoded by the coding sequence ATGATTACGCCTGCCCTGCTCACTGAGATCCGTGGAAAATTCGCCCATGTGGACACCTGCCCGTTCCAAGGGTCGCGGGTGTTTTTCGAGAACGCCGGTGGGGCTTTGACGCTGAATGCGGCGGTGGAAACCTCTGCGAAGTTCGCGGCGATACCGGACAACCAAGGGCGTGACAATCCGGCGGCGCACGCGCTGATGGACATCATTCGCGACAGCAAGGTGGCCGCGATGGACTGGCTCGGTGCATCTGGCGGGCAGGTTTTTGTCGGCGAGAGCGGGACGGAATTGTTGTTCCGGTTGATCCGCACCGCAGTGGCTGGCACATCCGGTGGGGTGCTTTTGGGATCGACTGTGGAACATCCGGCGTCGCGATCTGCTATGGCGCATTGGGCGGAAAAACTGGATCGCGATTATCGGTTGGTGTCGCATGATGATGCGCTTGGTCTTGTGAGCGCGGACGCCTACGCTGCGGCGGTGACGCCTGACACTTGCGTCGCGACAATCCTGCACACGTCACCGGTGACGGGAATGGGCATGGATGTGGTCGCGATTTCTGCTGCGATTCGCGCGGTTGCGCCTGAATGTTTCATCATTGTTGACGGCATCCAGCACGCGTCACACGGTCTGGTGGACCTCGTCGCGGCGGACGTCGATGGCTACGTGATCTCGCCATACAAAGTCTTTTCGCGCCATGGATACGGGGTGGCATGGGTCAGTGATCGTTTGACCGCATTGGGGCCAGAACAGCTGGCGGGGGGACCGACCGCAAGCTGGGAATTCGGGACCCGCGATACGGGGGCCTATGCGTCATTTCACGATGTCGTAAATTATTTCGACTGGCTGGGTGGACAGGTCGGCGACGGCGAAACCCGGCGCGACCGGATTGAAGCGGCAGGTGTTGCGATCAAAGCCCATGAGAAAACGCTGACTAATGCGATGCTGCACGGGACCGGAAACCTGCGCGGATTGGCAGAGCTGGCAGGTGTTCACATTGTCGGTGGCATCGATAATCCGGCGCGTGAAGGGCTGGTGTGTTTCTGGGCCGACGGAGTTGCGGCGGCAGATATTGTCGCTGCGTTGAACGCGGAAGGTGTTCGAACCCACGTGCGCAAGGCCGATCACTACAGCGGCAATATCCTGACACCACTGGGGCAATCGGCGGCCGTGCGCGTATCAATGTGCCACTATAATTCAGAAGCCGAAGTCGCGCGGTTCTTAAGCGTGATGGCGCAGGTGTTGGACAGTTAA
- a CDS encoding IS5 family transposase: protein MSDAELSLSLFRDLLFRKFCHLELGGDVPDATTIGRFRARLMELGLWEVLLGEVNRQLEAKHIIMTEGRINIIDATPVEAAQSGYGKDANDEPTRDKDAGWHVKADSRGNIKSTYGYSVHTGVDEDGFIHRQTVTPSNAHDSTERDTLLLGDEAALYADAAYSLQATREKLAQFGIDDQVQRKGYRGHPLSKADLVRNKEIAVIRSGGERPFATYKSRYGLARTRLMGLAKNLTLFGLAAIAHNIAKGAKFLALYGLPDPEPTG from the coding sequence TTGAGTGATGCTGAGCTGTCTCTGTCCCTGTTTCGCGATCTGTTGTTCAGGAAATTCTGTCACCTCGAATTGGGTGGGGATGTCCCTGACGCCACTACCATTGGGCGCTTTCGGGCGAGGTTGATGGAACTGGGCCTGTGGGAGGTTTTACTGGGCGAAGTGAACCGCCAACTTGAAGCAAAACATATCATCATGACTGAAGGTCGCATCAATATCATCGATGCCACTCCGGTTGAAGCGGCGCAGTCAGGGTACGGCAAAGACGCCAATGATGAACCCACGCGCGACAAGGATGCGGGCTGGCACGTAAAGGCCGACAGTCGCGGTAATATAAAGTCCACCTACGGCTACTCGGTCCACACTGGCGTCGACGAAGATGGCTTCATCCACCGCCAAACGGTCACACCAAGCAATGCCCATGACAGTACCGAACGGGACACGCTATTGCTGGGCGACGAGGCGGCGCTTTACGCGGATGCCGCCTATTCTTTGCAAGCCACACGCGAAAAATTGGCGCAGTTTGGTATTGATGATCAAGTGCAGCGCAAGGGCTATCGGGGCCACCCTTTGTCCAAAGCGGATTTGGTCCGCAACAAAGAGATTGCCGTGATCCGCTCCGGCGGCGAGCGCCCCTTTGCCACCTATAAATCCCGCTATGGATTGGCTCGAACGCGGCTGATGGGGCTGGCTAAAAACCTGACCCTGTTCGGTCTGGCAGCCATCGCCCATAATATCGCGAAGGGGGCAAAGTTCTTGGCGCTCTACGGCCTGCCAGACCCGGAACCCACTGGATAA
- the dnaA gene encoding chromosomal replication initiator protein DnaA, producing MTNVNWDQVKTDMRSAIGVGNFKNWIEPLSLVSTSEGVAYLAAPNPFVGDYVGKTYGDQIIYHLNRQGLAVQRLAFEIEGKANTAVNDAAKPVVRKPTNTLVDAQPDQRFTFDSFVVGKPNELAHAASKRVAEGGPVTFNPLFLYGGVGLGKTHLMHAIAHELGERRPDLNVLYVSADQFIYRFISALRDRKMMDFKQHFRSVDVLMVDDIQFLEGKESTQEEFFHTYNALADQGKQMIISADRAPGEIRDLSERIKSRLQCGLVVDLHPTDYELRLGILHAKQEMFVNVYPGVEIATGVLEFLAHRISSNVRVLEGALNRLYALASMVGRTVTVEMAQDCLSDILRASDRKLTIEEIQRKVSEHFDIRLSDMLGSKRTRTLARPRQVAMWLCKRLTSRSLPEIGRKFGKRDHTTIMHGVRKIDELRQSDSQIADDLELLRRALEH from the coding sequence ATGACGAACGTGAACTGGGATCAAGTGAAGACGGACATGCGCTCGGCGATCGGGGTCGGTAACTTCAAGAACTGGATCGAACCGCTGTCGCTGGTCAGCACGTCCGAAGGCGTCGCGTATCTCGCGGCTCCAAATCCCTTTGTCGGCGATTATGTCGGCAAGACTTATGGCGATCAGATTATTTACCATCTCAACCGTCAGGGTCTGGCCGTTCAGCGTCTTGCGTTCGAAATCGAAGGCAAAGCCAACACTGCTGTAAATGACGCCGCCAAACCTGTTGTCCGCAAACCGACCAACACCTTGGTCGATGCGCAACCCGACCAGCGGTTCACCTTTGACAGCTTCGTCGTCGGTAAGCCGAATGAACTGGCACACGCGGCGTCCAAACGTGTCGCTGAAGGTGGTCCCGTCACATTTAACCCACTGTTTTTGTATGGTGGCGTTGGTCTTGGCAAAACCCACCTGATGCACGCCATCGCGCATGAGTTGGGCGAACGCCGCCCCGACCTGAACGTCCTGTATGTGTCAGCCGATCAGTTCATCTACCGCTTCATCTCAGCGCTGCGTGATCGCAAGATGATGGATTTCAAACAACATTTCCGGTCCGTTGATGTTTTGATGGTCGATGACATCCAGTTCCTTGAAGGCAAAGAATCCACGCAAGAGGAATTCTTCCACACCTACAACGCGCTTGCCGATCAGGGTAAACAGATGATCATCTCCGCAGATCGCGCACCCGGTGAAATTCGCGACCTGTCAGAACGCATCAAATCCCGTCTGCAATGCGGCCTTGTGGTCGATTTGCACCCAACAGATTATGAACTGCGCCTTGGCATCCTGCATGCCAAGCAAGAAATGTTTGTTAACGTCTATCCTGGCGTTGAAATCGCAACGGGCGTGCTGGAATTTCTGGCGCACCGCATTTCCAGCAACGTGCGTGTCCTGGAAGGCGCGCTCAATCGACTCTATGCGCTCGCGTCGATGGTCGGCCGCACCGTCACAGTTGAAATGGCGCAAGACTGCCTGTCCGACATCCTGCGCGCATCTGATCGCAAGCTCACAATTGAAGAAATCCAGCGCAAAGTCTCTGAACATTTCGACATCCGTCTGTCCGACATGCTTGGATCAAAACGCACCCGCACACTGGCGCGTCCACGTCAGGTTGCCATGTGGCTGTGCAAACGTCTGACCAGTCGCAGCCTGCCTGAAATTGGCCGCAAATTCGGCAAGCGCGATCACACCACGATCATGCACGGCGTGCGCAAAATTGATGAATTGCGCCAGTCCGACAGCCAGATTGCCGACGATCTGGAACTGCTCCGCCGCGCTCTGGAACATTAA
- the gyrB gene encoding DNA topoisomerase (ATP-hydrolyzing) subunit B, whose translation MTDEQQTPEEYGADSIKVLKGLEAVRKRPGMYIGDTDDGSGLHHMVYEVVDNGIDEALAGHADAVNVKIHDDGSISVSDNGRGIPVGIHEGEGVSAAEVIMTQLHAGGKFDSNSYKVSGGLHGVGVSVVNALSDYLELRIWRNGKEHYARFEGGFTVKHLEVVADCGDRTGTEVRFLASLDTFSNRDFYFETLEKRLRELAFLNSGVRIILTDERPAEHLVSELYYDGGVKEFVKYLDRSKTSILPEPIYVIGERDEIVVEVAMWWNDSYNEMVLPFTNNIPQRDGGTHMAGFRAALTRTINNYAQSSGIAKKEKISFTGDDAREGLTCVLSVKVPDPKFSSQTKDKLVSSEVRPAVENIMNEKLSEWFEENPQIARIVVSKIVEAAHAREAARKARDLTRRKTAMDVNFLAGKLKDCSEKDPSKTEVFLVEGDSAGGSAQTGRDRQTQAILPLKGKILNVERARFDRMLGSQEIGNLVMALGTGIGRDEFNIDKLRYHKIVIMTDADVDGAHIRTLLLTFFFRQMPQLIERGHLYIAQPPLYKVSRGKSEVYLKDQAAMNDYLTEQGVEGAMLRQGNGEEIGGADLRRVVDEAGRLKRVLDAFPTHYPRHILEQAAIAGAFVSGAVEADLQGVADKVAARLDLIANEWERGWQGRITQDKGIRLARILRGVEEVRTLDGPMMRSGEARKSGTFTQHLQDVYNTPATLIRKDRVQNIYGPLDLLKAVLEEGERGLSLQRYKGLGEMNPSQLWETTLDPDARTLLQVKVDDVAEADDLFTKLMGDVVEPRREFIQQNALNVENLDF comes from the coding sequence ATGACCGATGAGCAGCAGACGCCGGAAGAGTACGGCGCCGATTCTATCAAAGTTCTCAAGGGCTTGGAGGCTGTCCGCAAGCGTCCCGGCATGTATATCGGGGACACGGATGACGGGTCCGGCCTGCACCATATGGTGTACGAAGTCGTGGACAACGGCATCGACGAGGCGCTGGCCGGCCATGCGGACGCGGTGAACGTCAAAATCCACGACGACGGGTCGATTTCTGTCAGTGATAACGGTCGCGGAATTCCTGTCGGCATCCACGAAGGAGAAGGCGTCTCAGCGGCCGAGGTCATCATGACCCAGTTGCACGCTGGCGGCAAATTCGACAGCAATTCCTACAAAGTGTCCGGCGGTCTGCACGGCGTCGGCGTATCGGTTGTGAACGCGCTGTCGGACTACCTCGAATTGCGGATCTGGCGGAATGGCAAAGAACACTACGCACGGTTTGAGGGCGGATTTACCGTCAAGCATCTCGAAGTTGTTGCCGACTGCGGTGATCGGACAGGCACCGAGGTTCGCTTCCTTGCGTCGCTCGATACGTTCTCCAACCGCGACTTCTATTTTGAAACGCTGGAAAAACGCCTGCGCGAACTGGCATTCCTGAACTCCGGCGTGCGCATCATACTGACTGACGAACGCCCTGCCGAACACCTCGTCTCTGAGCTGTATTATGACGGTGGTGTTAAGGAGTTTGTCAAATACCTAGACCGCTCGAAAACCTCGATCCTGCCGGAACCAATCTATGTGATCGGCGAACGTGATGAGATCGTCGTCGAAGTCGCGATGTGGTGGAATGACAGCTACAACGAAATGGTTCTGCCATTCACCAACAACATCCCACAACGCGACGGCGGCACACACATGGCCGGTTTCCGCGCTGCCCTGACCCGCACAATCAACAACTACGCGCAGTCCAGCGGCATCGCGAAAAAGGAAAAGATCAGCTTTACGGGTGACGACGCCCGCGAAGGCCTGACTTGCGTGCTGTCCGTCAAAGTGCCGGACCCGAAATTTTCCAGCCAGACCAAAGACAAACTTGTGTCGTCAGAAGTGCGGCCCGCCGTCGAAAACATCATGAACGAAAAGCTGTCTGAATGGTTCGAAGAGAACCCGCAGATCGCCCGCATCGTGGTGTCTAAAATCGTCGAAGCCGCCCATGCCCGCGAAGCCGCCCGAAAGGCGCGCGACCTCACAAGGCGCAAAACCGCGATGGATGTGAATTTCCTGGCTGGCAAACTGAAAGACTGTTCCGAAAAAGATCCCTCCAAAACCGAAGTCTTCTTGGTGGAGGGCGACTCGGCTGGTGGGTCTGCCCAAACGGGTCGCGACCGCCAAACGCAGGCTATTTTGCCGCTCAAAGGTAAGATCCTGAACGTCGAACGCGCACGGTTTGACCGGATGCTCGGCTCTCAGGAAATCGGCAACCTTGTCATGGCGCTGGGTACGGGCATCGGGCGCGATGAATTCAACATCGACAAATTGCGCTACCACAAGATCGTCATCATGACCGACGCGGACGTTGACGGCGCGCACATTCGCACGCTGCTTTTGACCTTCTTCTTCCGCCAAATGCCCCAATTGATCGAACGTGGGCACCTCTATATTGCGCAACCGCCGCTCTACAAAGTTTCGCGCGGCAAGTCCGAGGTTTACCTCAAAGACCAAGCCGCGATGAACGACTACCTGACAGAACAGGGTGTCGAAGGTGCGATGTTGCGCCAAGGCAACGGTGAAGAAATCGGCGGTGCGGACCTGCGCCGTGTGGTTGATGAAGCGGGCCGTTTGAAACGCGTGCTTGATGCGTTCCCGACCCACTATCCACGCCATATCCTCGAACAGGCGGCCATTGCGGGCGCCTTTGTGTCCGGCGCGGTCGAGGCTGATTTGCAAGGTGTGGCCGACAAAGTTGCAGCGCGTCTCGACCTGATTGCGAATGAATGGGAGCGTGGCTGGCAAGGCCGCATTACGCAGGACAAAGGCATCCGTTTGGCCCGTATCCTGCGCGGCGTCGAAGAAGTCCGCACGCTTGACGGCCCGATGATGCGCTCTGGCGAGGCACGCAAATCGGGCACGTTCACCCAGCACTTACAAGACGTGTACAACACCCCCGCCACGCTGATCCGCAAAGACCGCGTGCAAAACATCTACGGGCCGCTGGATCTGCTTAAGGCCGTGCTCGAAGAAGGCGAACGCGGACTGTCCTTGCAGCGCTATAAGGGCTTGGGAGAGATGAACCCAAGCCAGTTGTGGGAAACCACGCTGGACCCCGACGCACGCACATTGTTGCAAGTGAAGGTCGACGATGTGGCCGAAGCCGACGATCTATTCACCAAGCTGATGGGCGACGTCGTGGAACCACGCCGAGAATTCATTCAACAGAATGCGCTCAACGTCGAAAACTTGGACTTTTAG
- the recF gene encoding DNA replication/repair protein RecF (All proteins in this family for which functions are known are DNA-binding proteins that assist the filamentation of RecA onto DNA for the initiation of recombination or recombinational repair.), with protein MSGLFLSHLTLSHFRSHKRAKLDLDGRPMAIYGPNGAGKTNILEAVSILSPGRGLRRASSEEMTRRPEALGWKVTADLTSLNKRHEVEAWSENGASRQTKIDGKAAAQTALGRIGRVLWLIPAMDRLWIEAAEGRRRFLDRATLSFEPMHADAALTYEKAMRERNRLLKDMVRDAHWYTALERQMADAGAQIHRNRMQAIDLLTDAQQAAQTAFPIALLTLTHSDPVCDAPDDPAALLAALAGNRPRDMAAGRTLIGPHRADLGAIFAAKDVPAKDCSTGEQKALLISLILANARALADDFGAPPILLLDEVAAHLDATRRAALYSEITALGAQAFMTGTGPELFGELGTAAQYAYVTEENGVSQTTQV; from the coding sequence ATGTCAGGGCTTTTTCTGTCGCACCTAACCTTGTCGCACTTTCGATCCCACAAACGTGCCAAATTGGACCTCGACGGTCGCCCTATGGCGATCTACGGGCCCAACGGCGCGGGCAAAACTAACATTCTGGAAGCGGTATCAATCTTGTCGCCGGGCCGTGGCCTGCGCCGCGCAAGCTCAGAGGAGATGACGCGCAGGCCCGAGGCGCTGGGCTGGAAAGTCACCGCAGACCTGACATCCCTGAACAAGCGCCATGAGGTTGAAGCATGGTCCGAGAACGGCGCGTCCCGCCAGACTAAGATCGACGGCAAAGCGGCGGCGCAAACCGCCCTTGGTCGCATTGGCCGCGTTCTCTGGCTCATTCCCGCGATGGACCGCCTGTGGATTGAGGCTGCTGAAGGGCGGCGGCGGTTCTTGGACCGTGCCACGCTGAGTTTTGAACCCATGCATGCCGACGCTGCCTTGACCTACGAAAAAGCCATGCGCGAACGCAATAGGCTGCTCAAGGACATGGTGCGCGATGCCCATTGGTACACGGCCCTCGAACGGCAGATGGCCGACGCGGGGGCGCAAATCCACCGCAACCGGATGCAAGCAATCGATCTTTTGACTGACGCACAGCAGGCCGCGCAAACTGCTTTTCCAATTGCGCTGTTAACCCTCACCCACAGCGACCCCGTTTGTGACGCACCTGACGACCCTGCCGCGCTGCTCGCCGCGCTGGCAGGCAATCGCCCCCGCGACATGGCCGCAGGTCGCACGTTGATCGGCCCGCACCGCGCCGATCTGGGCGCGATCTTTGCCGCCAAAGACGTCCCTGCCAAAGATTGTTCCACAGGTGAGCAAAAGGCGTTGTTGATCTCCCTCATCCTTGCGAATGCCCGCGCACTGGCGGACGATTTTGGCGCACCGCCAATCTTGTTGCTTGACGAAGTTGCCGCCCATCTGGACGCCACACGCCGCGCCGCACTGTACTCGGAAATCACCGCACTCGGCGCGCAGGCCTTTATGACAGGCACCGGACCAGAACTGTTCGGCGAGCTGGGCACAGCCGCGCAATACGCCTATGTGACCGAAGAAAACGGCGTTTCACAGACCACACAAGTCTAG
- the dnaN gene encoding DNA polymerase III subunit beta, with translation MKLSIERASLLKAVAQAQSVVERRNTIPILANVLIEASGAEATFRATDLDIEVVDKATAVVERAGSTTVSAVTLNEIVRKLPDGALVTLTEDSASGRLTIEAGRSNFSLATLPKEDFPVMASSDYATNFSCPAPVLRRLFDKSKFAISTEETRYYLNGVYMHVSESDGGKVLRCVATDGHRLARIDAALPEGADGMAGVIVPRKTVGELRKLLDDDEMMIAVSVSETKVRFATPDITLTSKVIDGTFPDYTRVIPQNNTRKMEVDAAEFARAVDRVATVSSERSRAVKLQLDEDRLILSVNAPDSGAAEEELSVAYGDERLEIGFNAKYLLEIASQVDRENAVFMFNSSGDPTLMREGNDTSAIYVVMPMRV, from the coding sequence ATGAAACTCAGCATCGAACGCGCATCACTGCTCAAAGCGGTGGCGCAAGCCCAATCAGTTGTGGAACGCCGCAACACCATTCCGATCCTGGCCAATGTGCTGATCGAAGCGAGCGGCGCTGAGGCGACGTTCCGCGCCACCGACCTCGATATCGAAGTCGTCGATAAAGCCACTGCAGTGGTCGAACGGGCAGGCTCCACGACCGTGTCCGCCGTGACGCTCAACGAAATTGTCCGCAAACTGCCTGACGGCGCGCTGGTGACATTGACCGAAGACAGCGCATCCGGCCGCCTGACAATCGAAGCGGGGCGGTCCAACTTCAGCCTCGCCACATTGCCCAAAGAAGACTTTCCCGTCATGGCGTCGTCCGATTACGCCACGAACTTCTCATGCCCGGCACCCGTGCTGCGCCGCCTGTTCGACAAATCCAAATTTGCGATCTCGACAGAAGAAACCCGCTACTACCTGAACGGCGTCTACATGCATGTCTCAGAATCCGACGGTGGCAAAGTTCTACGCTGCGTCGCCACGGATGGACACCGTCTTGCCCGCATCGATGCCGCTTTGCCCGAAGGCGCAGACGGCATGGCTGGAGTCATCGTGCCGCGCAAAACCGTCGGTGAGTTGCGCAAGCTGCTCGATGACGATGAGATGATGATTGCTGTGTCCGTGTCGGAAACCAAAGTCCGCTTCGCAACCCCCGACATCACCCTGACGTCCAAGGTTATTGACGGCACCTTCCCCGATTACACCCGCGTCATTCCACAAAACAACACCCGTAAAATGGAAGTCGACGCCGCAGAATTCGCCCGCGCCGTGGATCGCGTTGCAACCGTATCATCCGAGCGGTCCCGCGCGGTTAAACTACAGCTCGACGAAGACCGCTTGATCCTGTCCGTCAACGCACCTGATTCTGGCGCCGCCGAAGAAGAGCTTTCCGTGGCCTATGGTGATGAACGCCTTGAGATCGGCTTTAACGCGAAATATCTGCTCGAAATCGCCAGCCAAGTGGACCGTGAAAACGCCGTATTCATGTTCAATTCATCTGGAGACCCGACCCTGATGCGCGAAGGCAATGATACCAGCGCGATCTACGTCGTCATGCCGATGCGGGTGTAA